One stretch of Corynebacterium imitans DNA includes these proteins:
- the pyrF gene encoding orotidine-5'-phosphate decarboxylase, with protein sequence MAQSVDTEPGFGQRLVDAGTHHGRLCVGIDPHAGLLEQWGLSDSVEGLREFSRICVEAFAGHVALVKPQVAFFERFGSRGFAVLEETLAALRERDTLVVADAKRGDIGSTMAGYADAWLAPGSPLEADAVTLTPYLGVGSLDPAIELAAAHGKGVFVMSANSNPEAEAFQSSLIGERTVAQYMVDGCAAYNDGAGVGHVGVVVGATVQNPPVLEHLNAPVLMPGVGAQGATMKDVARIAGAQAQLVFPNVSRSVLKAGPDVDELRKQARDLAK encoded by the coding sequence ATGGCGCAGAGTGTGGACACCGAGCCCGGCTTCGGACAGCGGCTTGTCGACGCCGGTACGCATCACGGCAGGCTGTGCGTAGGCATCGACCCGCACGCGGGCCTGCTTGAGCAGTGGGGCCTAAGCGACAGCGTGGAGGGACTGCGCGAGTTCTCCCGCATCTGCGTGGAGGCCTTCGCAGGCCACGTCGCGCTGGTCAAACCGCAGGTGGCGTTCTTCGAGCGCTTCGGCTCCCGTGGCTTCGCGGTGCTGGAGGAGACGCTCGCCGCGCTGCGCGAGCGCGACACGCTCGTGGTGGCGGACGCGAAGCGCGGCGATATCGGTTCGACCATGGCCGGCTACGCCGACGCCTGGCTCGCGCCAGGCTCGCCGCTCGAAGCCGACGCGGTAACGCTGACGCCGTACCTCGGCGTCGGCTCGCTCGACCCAGCGATCGAGCTGGCGGCCGCCCACGGCAAGGGTGTGTTCGTCATGTCGGCGAACTCCAACCCGGAGGCGGAGGCCTTCCAGAGCTCGCTGATAGGGGAGCGCACGGTGGCCCAGTACATGGTCGACGGGTGCGCGGCCTACAACGACGGCGCTGGTGTTGGTCACGTTGGCGTCGTGGTTGGGGCGACGGTGCAGAATCCACCCGTGCTCGAGCACCTCAACGCACCGGTCCTCATGCCAGGCGTCGGTGCGCAGGGCGCGACGATGAAGGACGTAGCTCGAATTGCCGGCGCGCAGGCACAGCTGGTGTTTCCGAACGTGTCGCGCTCCGTGTTGAAGGCTGGGCCGGACGTGGATGAACTGCGGAAACAGGCGCGCGACCTGGCAAAATAG
- the carB gene encoding carbamoyl-phosphate synthase large subunit has protein sequence MKREDINHVLVIGSGPIVIGQACEFDYSGTQACRVLKEEGLRVTLINSNPATIMTDPEFADHTYVEPIEPHYIDMILEKEAEQGNPVDAILATLGGQTALNAAIQLDRQGILAKHGVELIGANIDAIERGEDRQKFKDIVEKIGGESARSRVCYTMDEVHETVEELGLPVVVRPSFTMGGLGSGLAFTMEDLDRIAGGGLEASPEANVLIEESILGWKEFELELMRDGDDNVVVIASIENVDALGVHTGDSVTVAPALTLTDREYQTMRDQGIAIIREVGVDTGGCNIQFAVNPEDGRIITIEMNPRVSRSSALASKATGFPIAKIASKLAIGYTLDEITNDITGVTPAAFEPTLDYVIVKMPRFAFEKFPGSDDTLGTSMKAVGEAMGIGRNYIQGLNKVMRSMEDKPNGFWTRPDEYFAEGRENDVAAVLEDLKVPTDKRMYDVELALRLGASVDEVHEASGIDPWFLAELQALVEFRQQLLDAPVLDAELLREAKAYGLSDAQIAALRPELAGEDGVRSLRWSLGIHPVFKTVDTCAGEFEAQTPYHYSAYEMDPNAENEVAETGREKVIILGSGPNRIGQGIEFDYSCVHAALELSRIGYETVMVNCNPETVSTDYDTADRLYFEPLTFEDVMEIYRAESASGTVAGVIVQLGGQTPLGLAQRLADAGVPVVGTTPEAIDSAEDRGEFGDVLEAANLPAPAYGTATSFEEAREVAAGIGYPVLVRPSYVLGGRGMEIVYDEASLHDYIDRATELSPDHPVLVDRFLDSAIEIDVDVLCDGEEVYLGGVMEHIEEAGIHSGDSGCALPPMTIGPEDIAQVRRSAEALAHGIGVKGLMNVQFALKDDILYVIEANPRASRTVPFVSKATGVHLAKAAARIMMGATLAELREEGLIPTDYDGGSLPLDHPIAVKEAVLPFTRFRRPDGSLLDTILGPEMKSTGEVMGLAPSFGVAYAKAEVAAFGPLPTEGTVFVSVANRDKRTLIFPIQRLSTMGFKIVATAGTAQMLRRNGIACETALKASEVREGGEGTSIVDRISEGEIDLILNTPAGSSGARHDGYDIRAAAVVAGVPIMTTVQGVTAAVQGIEAIRGNEITVTSLQELEHAGEEAKA, from the coding sequence ATGAAACGAGAAGACATCAACCACGTCCTGGTTATTGGCTCCGGACCGATTGTGATCGGTCAAGCCTGCGAGTTTGACTACTCGGGCACCCAGGCGTGCCGCGTCCTCAAGGAAGAGGGGCTGCGGGTCACCCTAATTAACTCGAACCCGGCAACCATCATGACGGACCCGGAATTTGCCGACCACACCTACGTCGAGCCGATCGAGCCGCACTACATCGACATGATTCTGGAGAAGGAGGCGGAGCAGGGCAACCCTGTCGACGCCATCCTGGCAACGCTTGGCGGCCAGACCGCGCTGAACGCCGCGATCCAGCTGGATCGCCAGGGCATCCTGGCTAAGCACGGGGTCGAGCTCATCGGCGCGAACATCGACGCCATCGAGCGCGGCGAGGACCGCCAGAAGTTCAAGGACATCGTGGAAAAGATCGGCGGCGAGTCCGCCCGTTCCCGTGTCTGCTACACCATGGACGAGGTCCACGAGACGGTCGAAGAGCTCGGCCTGCCGGTCGTCGTGCGCCCGTCGTTTACCATGGGCGGGCTGGGCTCCGGCCTGGCCTTTACGATGGAGGACCTCGACCGCATCGCCGGCGGCGGTCTGGAGGCCAGCCCCGAGGCGAACGTGCTCATCGAGGAGTCCATCCTGGGCTGGAAGGAGTTCGAGCTCGAGCTCATGCGCGACGGCGACGACAACGTCGTGGTCATTGCCTCGATCGAAAACGTCGACGCGCTCGGTGTGCACACCGGCGACTCCGTCACCGTGGCCCCCGCACTGACCCTGACGGATCGCGAGTACCAGACCATGCGCGACCAGGGCATCGCCATTATCCGCGAGGTGGGCGTGGACACCGGCGGGTGCAACATCCAGTTCGCGGTCAACCCGGAAGACGGGCGCATCATCACCATTGAGATGAACCCGCGCGTGTCGCGCTCCTCGGCGCTGGCATCGAAGGCCACCGGCTTCCCGATCGCCAAGATCGCCTCCAAGCTGGCGATCGGCTACACGCTCGACGAGATCACCAACGACATCACCGGTGTCACGCCTGCGGCCTTCGAGCCGACGCTGGACTACGTGATTGTGAAGATGCCGCGCTTTGCCTTCGAGAAGTTCCCGGGCAGCGACGACACGCTCGGCACCTCAATGAAGGCGGTTGGCGAGGCCATGGGCATCGGCCGCAACTACATCCAGGGCCTGAACAAGGTCATGCGCTCGATGGAGGACAAGCCGAACGGCTTCTGGACTCGCCCGGACGAGTACTTCGCCGAGGGCCGTGAGAACGACGTGGCCGCAGTGCTCGAGGACCTCAAGGTCCCGACGGACAAGCGCATGTACGACGTCGAGCTCGCCCTGCGCCTCGGCGCCAGCGTCGATGAGGTGCACGAGGCTAGCGGCATCGACCCCTGGTTCCTCGCCGAGCTGCAGGCGCTCGTGGAGTTCCGCCAGCAGCTTCTCGACGCCCCCGTGCTCGACGCCGAACTCCTCCGCGAAGCCAAGGCTTATGGGCTCTCCGACGCCCAGATCGCGGCGCTGCGGCCGGAGCTGGCAGGCGAGGACGGCGTGCGTTCCCTGCGCTGGTCGCTGGGCATCCACCCCGTGTTCAAGACCGTCGATACCTGCGCTGGCGAGTTTGAGGCGCAGACGCCGTACCACTACTCGGCCTACGAGATGGACCCGAATGCCGAGAACGAGGTGGCCGAGACCGGCCGCGAGAAGGTCATCATTTTGGGCTCCGGCCCGAACCGCATTGGCCAGGGCATCGAGTTCGACTACTCCTGCGTCCACGCCGCGCTCGAGCTGTCCCGCATCGGCTACGAGACGGTGATGGTCAACTGCAACCCGGAGACCGTCTCCACCGACTACGACACGGCGGACCGCCTCTACTTCGAACCGCTGACCTTCGAGGATGTCATGGAGATCTACCGCGCCGAGTCCGCCTCGGGCACGGTGGCAGGCGTCATCGTGCAGCTGGGCGGCCAGACCCCGCTGGGCCTGGCGCAGCGGCTTGCCGACGCGGGCGTGCCCGTGGTTGGCACGACCCCGGAAGCGATTGACTCGGCGGAGGATCGCGGCGAGTTCGGCGACGTGCTCGAGGCAGCGAACCTGCCGGCACCGGCCTACGGCACTGCGACCTCGTTTGAGGAGGCACGCGAGGTGGCGGCTGGGATCGGCTACCCGGTGCTGGTGCGCCCGTCTTACGTGCTCGGCGGGCGCGGCATGGAGATCGTCTACGACGAGGCCAGCCTGCACGACTACATCGACCGCGCGACCGAGCTGTCGCCGGACCACCCGGTGCTGGTCGACCGCTTCCTGGATTCCGCGATTGAGATCGACGTCGACGTGCTCTGCGACGGCGAGGAGGTTTACCTCGGCGGCGTGATGGAGCACATCGAGGAGGCCGGTATTCACTCCGGTGACTCCGGTTGTGCCCTGCCGCCGATGACCATTGGCCCGGAGGATATCGCGCAGGTCCGCCGCTCAGCGGAGGCGCTTGCGCACGGCATCGGTGTCAAAGGCCTGATGAACGTCCAGTTCGCGCTGAAGGACGACATCCTCTACGTCATCGAGGCGAACCCGCGTGCCTCCCGCACGGTGCCGTTCGTGTCCAAGGCCACGGGCGTGCACCTGGCGAAGGCCGCCGCCCGCATCATGATGGGTGCCACCCTTGCCGAGCTGCGCGAGGAGGGCCTCATCCCGACCGACTACGACGGCGGGTCCCTGCCGCTCGACCACCCGATCGCGGTGAAGGAGGCGGTACTGCCGTTTACCCGCTTCCGCCGCCCCGACGGCTCGCTGCTCGATACGATCCTTGGGCCTGAGATGAAATCGACGGGCGAGGTGATGGGCCTTGCCCCGTCCTTCGGTGTGGCCTACGCCAAGGCAGAGGTTGCGGCCTTTGGCCCGCTGCCGACGGAGGGCACGGTGTTCGTTTCCGTCGCTAACCGCGACAAGCGCACACTGATCTTCCCGATCCAGCGCCTGTCCACCATGGGCTTCAAGATTGTGGCGACCGCAGGTACCGCGCAGATGCTGCGCCGCAACGGCATTGCCTGCGAGACCGCGCTGAAGGCGTCGGAGGTGCGCGAGGGCGGCGAGGGGACCTCGATCGTCGACCGCATCAGCGAAGGCGAGATCGACCTGATTCTCAACACCCCGGCCGGGTCCTCCGGCGCACGTCACGACGGCTACGACATCCGCGCCGCCGCCGTGGTCGCAGGTGTGCCGATCATGACGACGGTGCAGGGCGTGACCGCGGCCGTGCAGGGCATCGAGGCCATCCGCGGCAATGAGATCACGGTGACCAGCCTGCAGGAGCTGGAGCACGCAGGCGAGGAAGCGAAGGCTTAA